In Silene latifolia isolate original U9 population chromosome 6, ASM4854445v1, whole genome shotgun sequence, the genomic window CTTCTCAAAGCTGAGATATACATTGGACATATTGGGGACTACCACCCTCGAACTTGGGAGGATTGTTTTGAAAGCCTGCTTAGCCTCCTTCGAGGATCGTCTAATGCTTCACATTTATACTTGAGAGGCTCTTGCAACGAGGTTTCACGTCTCTCTCTTTCTTTGTGTTTTTCTTCGTAAATCTTATTTTAACTACTTCGAAACCTAACTGCTTGTTGTTTGTTTTCAAGATTCTAGATTATTTCGAGTTGAAGGATGATCAATTGGGAGTGTTTCACAATTTGAAACATCTAGAGCTGATAACTGAGTGGACGACTAAATGGGATAAAATATTGTTGGATTTTTTAAAGCGTTCACCCTTCTTAGAGATACTGTCTTTTCCGAAGGTTAGTGCTAGATTTTATCTCCTGTTAAATGATCTTTGCTCAGTCCCCAATCATTTGTTCAAATTCGATTAGAATGTATTAGGATGAAAAGAGTATTTGACATGGttgtattttggttaatttattttGTAGGGACTCTTTGAAAAAGGCCCAAACAGTTGGGATTCTGACGACGAGGGTCTAAAGCTGGAACAACAGGCATTCAGTACAACTCAGCTCTCCTCCTTTTTAAGTCATCTCAAACGTATTGAGATCAAATCTTATCAGGGGTACGAAAGAGAACTAAATTTGATCAAACATTTTTTAGCTTGCGCATCTATTTTGGAGGATCTGGTTATAACCGGGAGTAAAATAGATCCCAAGTCGCTCGAAACCACATTGAAGAAACTACCAAGGGCCTCAAGCACTTGTTCTATTCTTGTGCAAGGACCAGTCTAGACACTAGTGAAATAGATAGAATGTCCTCAAGCACTTGTTCAATTCGTGAGCTAGAACCATTCATGTGCCATCAAGCTGATCGGCTACTATTCTGAGTTAAGTCACCTAAATTGGacttttgaagcaatttttgataaaaaataCATTTTAAGAGAGTAATTTTgggaaaaaattatataagggagtaatttttaatttactctaTTTTATACTACTCATTTTTTATCATCACAAATTGAATTATATCATACGTATCTTTTAATTCGCTTACTTTTAACTAGTGTAGATCTCgtgcaaatgcgcggtaaatttttagtgtattagttataaattttagatttatatctcgtgaatttttataaaagataactaatattaaaattaatcaaaagaattgaataattccatgaattgtgttttttatgaaaatattttaactacatcaaattttttaaaaaaaaaattttcttcacgaagttaataatagaaGATACACTTTtaatgtatagattattttaaatggaaaattagtttaataaatgaaaatctaatttgtttccatatataagtttgagcactttggagggaaaactttagaaAAGTTGTATTCTTTTAGTACATAggaggatttatacttttaaaatttgcacctcattaatatttatcagttcactctattgtattttgatatgaaataaaaaaattgaaatggaaaactaataaacaaaattatttaagttgtgaattttttttagtgaatgttttttgtCACATTGGACGGTTCACCcttggacggttcgaaaggatgattcatgtcagccgaccccaaatcattttgggattaaggctctgatgttgttgttgtaatgTTTTTTGTCACAAAGTtaatagtaagcatgtgtcaagttattctctataGTAAATTAGTAATAATTATTGCactactgaaaaatttagcaacttatactttataatttaatatcaattttattttattttaatgaaaaaattataattatgaatttatttaaaaaaattagagtttatttataagaatatattcattgaaaagataataatgtgatgaaaaaaaaaattatttattaccttatttagctagatgctttttgaagggaaaactaagagaataaaattctctttaGGGGGATTCACGCACGCACAGTAAATAAAGAAAGATGGGTATTTAAGATTGACGGTTGAAAATGTGAATACACGAATAAAGACAAGATTATGATATTATGACAATAAAGTAAAGTAGTAGACCACCAAACAAAGCGCGGGAAAGTAACTCACTTACTAGCAGCCCCGCATAATGACAAATCACGAGCCATCACAATTCAAACTATCAATCTACCAAATAATAAAATTGAGCACCGCATATAAGAGATAACATAGTAATTATAGGAGAGTAATTATAGTGTGAGACGATTTCACCAAGAAAATTATTTGTGTAAAAAGATAACTCTCTTTTATCATTAATgaataaatttttatttttttttaataaaaatggACTATTTTATAGGGTACAAATGTCCTACACACATTATAATTTGTGAAGGATAGTAATAACTCGGAAGAAATGTAACTAATTTTTAATAATTATGCTTATAAAAGTTGAAACTTGTGAGAAATATATTTCTCCCATACAACAatatattcatttttttttttggtacaacaatATATTCATCATACCCCGAGAATTTGATCTATGAAAAAAGATAAATTCATTTATTAGAAGGCATACAACAATCTaacaaaaaaatgtaatttaaaccGTCAAAACAATAATTTGTGACAATttaaacaattggtctcccttatgacggatattttgtgagttaaactggtaacaaaatgggttagtagAGAAAGGGGATCACATGAATAgtattgcagagagagaaaaactgggtactttgtgaggtaaaatggtatccgtcactaaGAGTGGCGGATATGTAtcatcacaaacaagaatttgtgcaatttaaaaaggaaaaatggttgaTTAATTGCCTCCTTTTCGATCTCTAATCAGACAAATTTTTTCAGCTCCATTCTCTCTCTTTCCATTCCTTCTCTCTCCTACAATTTTTACGAATAATCACAGATTTTCAGCTCCAAATTTTCAGGTAAATCTCCGAATTTAACTTTAAATGTTCATGAAAATTCCTCTGAATTACTACTTGAATTTACTTGAACAATTTCGCGTCATGATTTGTTTGATGTTGTTTTTCTGCTGTAATTCTGTTCAATTTTTGTTGCATGAGGTAGTTGAAGTTTTAGTTTTGGTGATCACTGAAGAATTTACAGTCCGCTTAGTTCGAAAGTCGCTAATTGTTAATGTGAGACGGTTTTTCAGGAGACTTATTCTTTATCGCATTCTTTCTCTTGTATAGAAAATTATTCAAGTAGATTAGAGCTTTTCAGATGCATGATTGATTTATTTTCTGATTTTATCATCGATGATGCATTTTATGTTAGATGTTTTCCTGAGCTACTTAATGAACTGATTTATTAGACGATTAAATACTAATTAATCTCATCGTCTTCGATCACGTTCAGAATTGTTAGATTGAATTGATTGTGGAATTTTGGAGTTGATTCCAACACTGTATTTCTTAAGAATTTTATCTTATTGATTCATAATATATGATCATAGTTCCGGCTTCTTACTCCAGTAATAATATTACTTTTTTGATTAATTGAGTAATTCTCTCGGAGTTAGTCTTGTTTGAAACCGTGTTAAGTTCACAACATAATTATTCTGCAAAGCGATCCCATATTACTtactccgtcccggtcatttgttttccTATTCCATTTGGGGTAtttgttgttctttctatttaAGGAATATATTTGATGACTAATTTGATCATTCGCATCCAATTTGGTTCACTTGTCAGTTGTCACTTAATAATTGGCCCCTCTTTTTTCgttagtctttgtgccaaaaccaaaggacaacaattgacaaGGGAGTATTTAATTGTAAATGAGATTGAGTTTTTCttgattcgttttttttttaacaaatgtTGCATTTTTAGTTTTTACCTTATTAGTTCGCTTCAGACGAGAAAGACATCTGctggataatttttttttttttattattctttTTGTAAATTGAGCACAAGCCACAAGGTCAATTTTGATGTTAAACTACGGTTTCAGGCTCATGTCGAGAGTTTTATCATGTGCAACCTAATTTTATAATCAAGGTTGCGGTATTTTATTGTCTTACACATAAATTTCCAATCTTGATGCGAGAGATAATATTTAAAACATCACATATTAGTTCGATAAATGAATTGTAGATTTGTAGGCCACTTGTTAGAGAAAATTTGTCATAGGAATATAATATGGAGTACTTGGTATAGTAAGGTCACATTTTTGTATGTTTAGTTACAGTTTTGGATAGATCTAGCAGATTATATGTAGAGGACAGCACTCTCGAATACTACGACGTAAATGAATTTACAGACAGAGAACCAAAAAACAACTTAGGCTCATGACAATCATACTCTAGTTGTTTTATTGTGCTATTAATTTTTAACTGGCCATTTGATTTATAATAATGGTGAATGATTCAGCTGCTCGAGTTGTATTGCGTGGAAACCACATGAGACATGATATTATTTTCATTTCAAGTGAAACAGTCAAACTTTGTGGTAGTATTATACTATTACTGTACATCATACCACTATACCAGGCTGGTTTATGCTTGAAACTTTGCGCAAATTGAGGTCCTTTCATGTTATTCCCTTTGtactaatcatttgtttatcctTTTTATTTTTCGTGAGAGGTATTTAGTTAAAGgtcaacaaatgattgagacgaagaAGTATGTTTATAGATTGACTATGATGGACAGAGAATTTGCTGATGTAATCTTGTGATAATATATAGTAGGTTGTAGAAATCAATTTGGATTTTCGATAATATTCATACTCCATGTCTGAAACCAATCTGTTCATTCTTCAAAAGTAGTTGATCTAAGCTGAAAATGACATCCTACTTGTAGTTGTTTGTATTATTCTGGATGCTTACTCTCTTTCAGCTTTCGGTAGTTGGAAACTTTGTATGTAATTTTTTGTACTATATAGTATAACATACTTATGGTATTGCTCCGTTTATGATACGACATACTTATGGTATGACTCATAAGCTGTTTACTCTGCTTACTCTCGTTTTTCCTAACCACCACTCAGACAGGTGCTTGTTTATTTTACAGGCAAATCCTTCTGTTAAGCCTAGTATATATTGCAGGACTAACGAGATATTGTGGTCTATGTTCTTTTCCCAGGTACCGACTCTTGTTTGTCGTAAAGCCTCATTGGATGTAAGAAAATTGAGGGAATTCTAAGGGAAATAGTCGAGTCAAAATGGCAAAGAAAAGACATCTCATCAGGAGTTCAATAAAGTCCTTTTTTGAAAGTCATACAGATCCTGCAAAACATGAGAAGCTGAAAGCAACCCGAAAAGGTATCGCCCTATAACATGCAAATCTGTCTACGAAAAGCTTCTGCTGATAACTTATATGTCAATAGTAACATTTGTATGAAAATTCTACTACGACTTCCTATCGACTAGTAAGTACTATACAGCACACAATCACAGATGTAACTAGCTGATAAAGTCACGACTCTCACGTCGGGTTGTACTCATGACTTGGGTTCCAATCCCGTCAGCACCATGTTTGCCCTTACATCTCCTGTTACACCAAGAAGATTAGTACTACAATCAATGTGAAATCTTTGTCTCACCAAGTAGAATGTAGTCCATAAAACTACTGTATTGCTATTAGCTACGGAATACATCCTATAACCCCTATAATAATGTGAAATGTTTTCTTTAATCACGTAAAATGCAATTTGAGAAGTCATCGTATCACTAGCTAGCTTCGCTTCTTGTACTGGTTCTCCCTCGTGATGACGTGATGTCAATCATTTTAATGTCCgaaagtaaataaattaatccCTGGTGTAGGTATGGAGGAGAAGAAAAATGAAATACTAAGCATAGTGCAGAACGAAGAAGCAAAAGAAGGATCAAAAAGAGGACCCCTAGCCGAGCTCATTGAGGATTTCCACAAACAGTATGAATCACTTTATGCTCACTATGATCATCTCACTGGAGAACTGAAGAATAAAGTTCATAAACATCATAAAGGGAAGGAGAATTCCTCTTCCtcctctgactcagactcagactccgaaCATTCCAACAAGGAAAACGACAACAAAAACGGAAAACTGGATGATGAAAATTTTCGTGCCACAGACAACCTCCAACAAGAGCTTGAAGCAGCAAAACTTGAAGTTACATTACTCAGGAATAAATTGGAGGCTGCATGCAGTGAGAAAGAAGCAATAATGAGTACGCTAGAGGGTACGGAAAGAACACTAGAGGGTTTGAAAGCAGAAACTGAAATATTGAATTCTGAGAAATTGAATCTTCTGGTAGAGAAAGAAGACCTGAAGTCTAAGGTAGAGGATTCTTTCAAAGCAGAAGTTGATCTCAGACAACAAATTACGGAATTAATCAGGGAAAAGGACCATCTTTCCCTCGAAAAAGAAGGTTCTGTCAGAAGGATTGAAGAAGGGAACCAAAATGTGGACAACTTGAAAGCTGAGGTTGAGCAGTTGCGGGGTGACAAACAAAGCCTTGAGGTGCAATTGGAGACAATTAATCAGGATTTCTCTCATTTAAAACAGGAAACAGAGAACTTGAATGAGTCCATGAAAGCGGTTGAAAAAGAAAATACGACTCTATCACTGAAACTTTCGGATATCACAAATGAGGTTCTTAGGGCACGGAAAACAATAGAAGAGTTCGAAGAAGAGTCCACTAGGTGGAAAGAAAAATTGGCCGTGCGGGAAATGGAATTCTCATCCCTAAAGCAGATACATGATGCTCATACAACTGGAACTTTAGAGCAAATAAAGACCTTGGAAGAAGAAAATAGTAGTTTGAAACTCAAGCTAGATATAGTCATGGGAGAAAAAAGAGAGATCGAGGAGAAGTTTGAGAGTAAAGTGACAGAATTGAGAGAGCAGATTTCAGAAGTGGAGATCTTATTGAAAACGAGAGAAGATCAGCTTTCTTCTCTCCAAGAAAAGCTGGGGATCACTGAAAAAGAGTCGAAATCGCAAATTGAAGCCTTGGCAACAAAAGTCGATGTTTTGACCTTGGAGACAGACGAGTTACAAGCTGAGAAAAGTAAGTTGGATGAACAGATCAAGATATTGCAGGAAGGAACCACTGCTTTGGAGCATGAACTTCAAACCTTGCAGGTTCATGACAGAGAAATGAAATTGGAACTCGAGAGAAAGGCTGAAGATATTGCAGAGTATCTTATTCAGATACAAGGGTTGCATGAGAAATTATCGAGCAGTGATAAGTCTCTGAAAGAATATTTTCATGAGAAGGAAAATTTAGCGGCAAAGTTGAAAGACTTCGAATTAGAGGTGGAAAAGCTAGAAACTGCCAAGGCTGGTTTGGAAGACGAAACTAGGATAAACAGTGATGAGGCTACTCGGCTAAGAGAAGAAATTCAAAGGCTGGAAGAGGGGACTGTGGAACTGGAGACGGTTGTacaaaacaaagaagaagaatgtGCTACCATGCAAAGAAAGCTTGAGCATCAAGAAATTGAATCGAGTTTAGAAATCTCTGCCTTTAAGATGGAAGTTGACACTCTAAAGGTGGATCTGGAGGCTATCCGAACCATTAAAAGTGAGTTGGAGGCACAAACCGAGATGAGAAAGCAAGAGTATTCCGAGACTCTTAAGCTGCTAGAATTACAGAATATTGAATTGCAAAACAAAACAGAAGAGTTGAAGGATGCTTTGAGTCAGACGAAAGAGCAATATGAACAACTAGAAGGTGGCCTTCGAGAGAGTAAGGCAGATCTTGAAGCAGCTCAAAGTCAAATCGAGAAGCTGACCGTAATTTCTGTGTCAAAAGACGAGTCAACCGTGGAGTTGGCAGGGACAATTGAAGACCTCAAAAGAGACAAGGAGGCCGCAGAAGATGACGCCATTACAGCCTTGGAGAAAACCCACACCATAGAAGTCCGGCTTCGGTTGGCAATCCAAAAGCTCCGGGTCACAGAACAACTATTAGCTGAAAAAGAAGATGACTTCAAAATTGCAGAAAAAAGATACCGAGAAGAGCGCAAACTGTTAGAAAATAAGATTGCAGCTAATAATAAAGCATGTCATGGAATGATCATGAATCTCTCCAAGAATATGAATAGTTTCGTAGCTGAAATGGAATTCATCAACAAGAAGTTCGAGGAAGATAATGAGAAGTTTTCAAGAAGAATCTACAGCATGTCGGAAGAGCTTCAGATTCTGAAACACTGTATGGCAGGAAAGAATATCGAAAAAGAGAAATTGGAGGAACAGTTGACGAATCTAAGTGAGAAACTACAAAATGAGAGAGAACATGGGTTATTGATGAGGCAGAATCTGAGCAAGTTGGAAGTTCAGGCTGAAAATGCTAAAGGAGAAAAGAAAATACTCGAGAGTCACTACAGTGAGCTCAAGAGCACAGTAACAATCCTTGGAGATGAGAAGCGTGAAGCGATTAGGCAATTGTGTTTGTGGAGTGATGATCTTCATAGTCGATACAACGAGCTCAAGAATATCGTTGCAAAGTCGAGCTTGCAAAGAAGGTAGAGTAGACGAGAACTTTGCAATTCGAGGTAATTTTCCTGATTGTTTCATTTTGTTCATAGTGCAGGTGTGTAAAGTGAACAATGAATAATCCAAGACTGTTTTTGAACGTATTTTTTTGGTGTTTTATGCGATTTAGATTCTAAATTCTTGATTATTGATCACCCAAACATATTCTGCCTGTTTTGAGTATTCATCACCCAAACATATTCTGCCTGTTTTGAGTTACCATTTGCTTTCCTCACATCAGTGAAAACAATGAACTCCACAAACTAAGCAACAATTATCACCTTAAAAAAACAGTCGGCTTTACTGCGCAAGACAGTTTAATCGGGTGTGAGAGCCGTCTAAGttaaaattgttcaaaatctTAAGCAACATACAATAATACTCCGTACGTTTTTCCGAACCGAGATGATTTCTTGAAAACCGATCTTATACGCGAAATCCCGCTAATCTAATGTTCTAGAGCAAGAACTTTAATGGATTTTAGACTCCATTTCTAGGTTAGAGCATCGTGCTAATAACGCGAAGGTCGCAGGTTCGAGACCTGCATAGGCCACTTTTTAATATATGGGACATGTTTTTTAATGTATTATTTTTAATGTCTTACTATTTCACgttaattttcttatttttattaATGTCTTACTGGGTTGACGAGTTTAAGCTTTTGTCTAATAAAATTGTCCAAAATATTATCAATCTTTTTTTCTTGAGCCAAACTCGCACGATTTTGTTTTTGTTCACGTTCCCTAGAAGCCCTTAAAAATTAAGGCGAGGTTATGAGAAAGATTATCATACGataatctacctagtataaagcTAGGTTTTTTAAAGCTTTTTTATTGATCCCTTAATTTCACGAAAAAAAAACCTCACTTTTTCAAACATGGTTCTCCTTAATTATAGAATGATTTAATTTCCATTTCACTTCTTCACAATTTCCTAGGATATCTAcggtagaggtggcaatcgggtcactcgggtcggttacgggtcgggtcaaaGCGGGTTCGGGTTATGTTGGGTCAGTGACGGGTTCGGGTCGGTTCAGTTCATGTCAGGTCATCTTCTGGTCGAGTCATCAACGGGTGGTAAGTCGGGTCGCGTCATTAATAGGTCAGTATCGGGTCAGGTTATCagcatatattttatcttatatatttagTTTTAGATGATGATTTTACGTTTAATTAATGGATAATCATCACCCATTATTTGAACTATTTGTCAAGAGAGACATCTGGCATATTAGCTCAGTTGGTTAGAGCGTCGTGCTAATAACGCGAAGGTCGCAGGTTCGAGACTTGCGTAGGCCACTTTTTATATACTAGTTGGTTGCAGCACACGCTTCGCGCGCGGTCCTTCAAGATATTTTGATCGTTGAcgttttatgtttatattaaaaaaaaaaattatagccATTCATAAATAATTCGTATTTAACTTTGTTAAGAGCATGAATATTCGAATATAACTACGGCTTTTACTCAGATGATTAATTGTCAAATAACACAATTATATGAATTACATAAGACATTAGTACTATGTTGTAGCTTGTGAAATAACGTAACATCACTCCTACTCTTCTCCCTCCTTCTCATACTAATCGCTCTTCTCTCCTCAGCACTTGTTACACCTTACTCTCTTTCGCGACCGCCATCCCTCTCTCCTTGATCTTCTTGTATACCTTCCATTTCCACTCCTCCACTCGCTCTCATACTATTAATCCTCCAATTTTTTTCCGTACTACTCCTTTATATATTCCTCTTTCTCCTCTCTAGCTCCCTCTCCcttcctctttttcttttctcttatcCTTCGCATTCTTCATTTTCCTGTCTCTGCATTCTATTCTTTCCTCGTGTTCTCTTTGTCGACCTCCATCCCTCTCCCCTTCCCCCCATTTGTATTCTccttcttcctcttctcctcctacTATTTGTCCTATTCCCCTAAACACTTCATTCTTCTCTTCCCACTGTTCTCTtctttttccattcttttttttttctctttaacATTACCGCCGTCTTTTAATCCCCATCCTCCTCCCTCTTCTCATTCTCCATGTCTCCTTTTCTAGTCCTCATCTCCCTACCTCCTCTTATGTCTAATCTCTCTATGCTTAGTCGTAAAAAATGACATCCTGATTACGATTGCCTCTATTAATTG contains:
- the LOC141587386 gene encoding uncharacterized protein LOC141587386, with protein sequence MAKKRHLIRSSIKSFFESHTDPAKHEKLKATRKGMEEKKNEILSIVQNEEAKEGSKRGPLAELIEDFHKQYESLYAHYDHLTGELKNKVHKHHKGKENSSSSSDSDSDSEHSNKENDNKNGKLDDENFRATDNLQQELEAAKLEVTLLRNKLEAACSEKEAIMSTLEGTERTLEGLKAETEILNSEKLNLLVEKEDLKSKVEDSFKAEVDLRQQITELIREKDHLSLEKEGSVRRIEEGNQNVDNLKAEVEQLRGDKQSLEVQLETINQDFSHLKQETENLNESMKAVEKENTTLSLKLSDITNEVLRARKTIEEFEEESTRWKEKLAVREMEFSSLKQIHDAHTTGTLEQIKTLEEENSSLKLKLDIVMGEKREIEEKFESKVTELREQISEVEILLKTREDQLSSLQEKLGITEKESKSQIEALATKVDVLTLETDELQAEKSKLDEQIKILQEGTTALEHELQTLQVHDREMKLELERKAEDIAEYLIQIQGLHEKLSSSDKSLKEYFHEKENLAAKLKDFELEVEKLETAKAGLEDETRINSDEATRLREEIQRLEEGTVELETVVQNKEEECATMQRKLEHQEIESSLEISAFKMEVDTLKVDLEAIRTIKSELEAQTEMRKQEYSETLKLLELQNIELQNKTEELKDALSQTKEQYEQLEGGLRESKADLEAAQSQIEKLTVISVSKDESTVELAGTIEDLKRDKEAAEDDAITALEKTHTIEVRLRLAIQKLRVTEQLLAEKEDDFKIAEKRYREERKLLENKIAANNKACHGMIMNLSKNMNSFVAEMEFINKKFEEDNEKFSRRIYSMSEELQILKHCMAGKNIEKEKLEEQLTNLSEKLQNEREHGLLMRQNLSKLEVQAENAKGEKKILESHYSELKSTVTILGDEKREAIRQLCLWSDDLHSRYNELKNIVAKSSLQRR